A window of the Cystobacter fuscus genome harbors these coding sequences:
- a CDS encoding response regulator, with product MDPTTAQDVARKVLVVDDDADWREFLRLCLEDLGYEAIEAANGQEALDSLSRQRYRVMLLDLNMPGMNGLEVLERMPRNGEPPRVVLLTAAAVQDVGGALRSGPHYYLPKGASRDQLSLLLQSLDA from the coding sequence TTGGATCCAACGACTGCCCAGGATGTCGCACGCAAGGTGCTGGTCGTCGATGACGACGCGGACTGGCGGGAATTCCTCCGCTTGTGCCTGGAAGATCTCGGCTACGAGGCCATCGAGGCCGCCAACGGCCAGGAGGCCCTCGACTCCCTGTCGCGGCAACGCTACCGGGTGATGCTCCTGGACCTGAACATGCCCGGGATGAATGGGCTCGAGGTGCTGGAGCGGATGCCCCGGAATGGGGAACCCCCCCGGGTGGTGCTGCTGACGGCCGCGGCGGTGCAGGACGTGGGCGGAGCCTTGCGCTCCGGGCCCCACTACTACCTGCCCAAGGGAGCGAGCAGGGACCAGCTCTCCCTGCTGCTCCAGTCGCTGGACGCTTGA
- a CDS encoding TetR/AcrR family transcriptional regulator, with product MSVSCGTLLDVTQRQDAQRNRELLLAAGEQVFREHGLHVPLQLIAERAGVGRGTLYRHFPDRDHLALAMIERRVDLIEQRLASAPDPARSVEEIFFWIADTLSAIPGLHPYLASTEAGRTALERLNQQLRGLLAGPVEAARARGLLRPEVTLDDFVCSWAMIEGGLLAIAPQDRARMVARAKALLGSALFVPSARSR from the coding sequence ATGTCCGTTTCGTGCGGTACACTCCTGGATGTGACGCAACGACAGGACGCTCAGCGCAACCGTGAACTGCTCCTCGCGGCGGGCGAACAGGTCTTCCGCGAGCACGGCCTCCACGTGCCGCTCCAACTCATCGCCGAGCGCGCCGGCGTCGGACGAGGCACGCTCTACCGCCACTTCCCGGACCGCGACCACCTGGCCCTCGCGATGATCGAGCGCCGCGTGGACCTCATCGAACAACGCCTCGCCTCGGCCCCCGACCCGGCCCGCTCCGTCGAGGAGATCTTCTTCTGGATCGCCGACACCCTGAGCGCCATCCCGGGATTGCACCCGTACCTGGCATCAACGGAAGCAGGGAGGACAGCCCTGGAGCGACTGAACCAGCAGTTGCGCGGCCTCCTCGCCGGGCCGGTGGAGGCGGCGCGAGCGCGGGGACTGCTGCGACCGGAGGTGACGCTCGACGATTTCGTGTGCAGCTGGGCGATGATCGAAGGGGGCCTGCTGGCCATTGCCCCCCAGGATCGCGCGCGAATGGTGGCCCGCGCCAAGGCGCTGCTCGGCTCCGCGCTCTTCGTGCCGTCCGCCAGGAGCCGCTGA
- a CDS encoding SDR family oxidoreductase — protein MSAPHKDVIVITGLGGMGLATARRLGSGRQLVLADYAQELLDRVADTLRGEGHTVHPLRVDVSDPRSVERLAQHAGALGSLRAVVHTAGVSPVQASPERIIQVDVLGTAHVLDAFLPFVTPGGVAVCIASMAGTMVALPPEAERALATTPTSQLAGLPMLDPKNLDSGAAYSVAKRANQLRVQAASIPWGRRGGRVVSVSPGIISTPMGQAELSSPHGEVMRGMIQASGTGRIGTPDDIASAVEFLISPQASFITGTDLLVDGGAVAAARYAR, from the coding sequence ATGAGCGCACCCCACAAGGACGTCATCGTCATCACCGGCCTCGGTGGCATGGGCCTCGCCACCGCCCGCCGCCTCGGCTCCGGCCGCCAGCTCGTCCTCGCCGACTACGCCCAGGAGCTCCTCGACCGTGTCGCCGACACCCTTCGCGGCGAAGGCCACACCGTCCACCCCCTTCGCGTCGACGTCTCCGACCCGCGGTCCGTCGAACGGCTCGCCCAGCACGCAGGCGCCCTCGGCTCGCTCCGTGCCGTCGTGCACACCGCCGGCGTCTCCCCCGTGCAGGCGAGCCCCGAGCGGATCATCCAGGTGGACGTCCTCGGCACCGCCCACGTCCTCGACGCCTTCCTCCCCTTCGTGACGCCTGGCGGTGTCGCGGTGTGCATCGCCTCGATGGCCGGTACGATGGTGGCGCTTCCCCCCGAGGCCGAACGCGCCCTGGCCACCACCCCCACGAGCCAACTCGCGGGGCTGCCCATGCTCGACCCGAAGAACCTCGATTCCGGCGCCGCCTACAGCGTGGCGAAGCGTGCGAACCAGCTGCGCGTCCAGGCGGCGTCGATTCCGTGGGGGCGGCGGGGCGGCCGGGTGGTCAGCGTCAGCCCGGGCATCATCTCCACCCCCATGGGTCAGGCGGAGTTGAGCAGCCCCCACGGCGAGGTCATGCGCGGCATGATTCAAGCGTCCGGCACGGGGCGCATTGGCACCCCGGACGACATCGCCAGCGCCGTCGAGTTCCTGATCAGCCCCCAGGCGTCGTTCATCACCGGCACCGACCTCCTCGTCGACGGCGGCGCCGTCGCCGCGGCGCGCTACGCCCGATAG
- a CDS encoding alpha/beta hydrolase family protein yields the protein MSEPASATNTPSAPTPVLSVSPIVLPAPGRAVDLQVRVSAPVTGSALPILLLSHGHGRSNHLSSLNGYAPLANYFAAHGFVVIQPTHLDSKTLTLDSKDPDAPLYWRARAEDMKRILDQLDAIERAVIGLAGRLDRSKVAVVGHSMGGHTASLLLGARHKAPHDGTEVNLAEPRIKAGVLLAAPGRGDALSKFAAENYSFFTTIDFSTMATPALVVAGDKDDSPHLTVAGADWHADPYFLSPGPKSLLTLFDAGHGLGGVSGYDVAETTDENPERVAAVQRLSWAYLRTALYPGDPAWQEAQNTLTGVARPLGRVESR from the coding sequence GAGCGAACCGGCTTCCGCAACCAACACCCCCAGCGCACCCACTCCGGTCCTGTCGGTCAGCCCCATCGTGCTGCCAGCTCCCGGCCGCGCCGTCGATCTCCAGGTGCGAGTCTCCGCGCCCGTGACCGGAAGCGCACTGCCCATCCTCTTGCTCTCGCACGGCCACGGCCGCTCCAACCACCTCTCCTCATTGAACGGCTACGCCCCACTCGCCAACTACTTCGCGGCACACGGCTTCGTCGTGATCCAGCCCACCCATCTCGACTCGAAGACGCTCACCCTCGACTCCAAGGACCCCGATGCGCCTCTGTACTGGCGAGCGCGGGCCGAGGACATGAAGCGCATCCTCGACCAACTCGACGCGATCGAGCGCGCCGTCATTGGGCTCGCCGGGCGCTTGGACCGAAGCAAGGTGGCCGTCGTCGGGCACTCGATGGGCGGGCACACCGCGAGCCTGCTGCTTGGCGCGCGGCACAAGGCTCCCCACGACGGAACGGAAGTGAACCTCGCCGAGCCCCGGATCAAGGCGGGCGTGCTGCTCGCCGCGCCCGGCAGAGGCGATGCCCTCAGCAAGTTCGCAGCCGAGAACTACTCCTTCTTCACGACCATCGACTTCTCCACGATGGCGACGCCCGCGCTCGTGGTCGCTGGCGACAAGGACGACTCTCCCCACCTGACGGTCGCGGGCGCCGACTGGCACGCCGATCCCTACTTCCTCTCCCCAGGCCCCAAGTCCCTGCTCACCCTGTTCGACGCAGGGCACGGGCTGGGCGGAGTCTCGGGATATGACGTCGCCGAGACCACGGACGAGAACCCCGAGCGAGTGGCCGCCGTTCAGCGTCTCTCCTGGGCCTACCTCCGCACCGCGCTCTACCCCGGAGACCCGGCCTGGCAGGAAGCGCAAAACACGCTGACTGGCGTGGCCAGGCCGCTCGGACGGGTCGAGTCCAGATAG